The following are encoded together in the Capsulimonas corticalis genome:
- a CDS encoding GntR family transcriptional regulator, translating into MTTDQYSKKQRADSARSPVPAYLRIEENIRGRIADGSLAVGTRLASRHNLAKEYGVALSTVQQAFANLIADGVLESFDRNGTFVARAQVLDRTASPPRPDLPLSRAPQAVAFPVAARPSGMTLGIVTTIPIEPLHPPDIGGYWARQVVSTLERAMSGAGGASRFFNRHPKSPSDYPGRLLHGDTVPMADAISALRAAGSDAFVIVGLHDDCDLSDEIVSSVDIDNVPVVYITWHEMRPPLTQISYDNTYAGYQAAKHLLNAGYRRLTFLSPFQAAWLDDRETGVREAVRQARLPAESLEIVHPSARPDAYEWRRADASSHAAIAPLFQRFAASADRGAPWGVIAPNDHTAYAVMQAAEEAGLRAGADFGLIGFDDDSRSSALSLSSVRPPLDQMAEEAVRLLLGGWQGKPVSSQVRLRSNVIARASTALAVNPESDFSE; encoded by the coding sequence ATGACCACGGATCAGTACAGCAAAAAACAGCGCGCGGACAGCGCCCGGTCTCCAGTTCCCGCATACCTGCGAATCGAGGAGAATATTCGCGGGCGGATCGCGGACGGGAGCCTCGCGGTGGGAACTCGCCTGGCGAGCCGGCATAACCTCGCCAAGGAATACGGCGTCGCGCTTTCGACGGTGCAGCAGGCGTTCGCAAACCTCATCGCCGACGGCGTCCTGGAATCGTTTGATCGCAACGGCACGTTTGTCGCCCGGGCGCAAGTTTTGGATCGAACGGCGTCGCCGCCGCGTCCCGATCTCCCCTTGTCCCGCGCACCGCAAGCCGTGGCCTTTCCTGTCGCCGCGCGTCCATCGGGGATGACGCTTGGCATCGTGACGACGATCCCGATCGAACCCCTGCATCCGCCGGATATCGGCGGCTACTGGGCGCGGCAGGTCGTCAGCACGCTGGAGCGGGCGATGTCGGGCGCCGGCGGCGCGTCGCGGTTTTTCAACCGGCACCCAAAGAGCCCGTCGGACTACCCCGGCCGGCTCCTTCACGGCGATACGGTTCCCATGGCCGACGCGATCAGCGCGCTGCGCGCCGCCGGGTCGGATGCGTTTGTGATTGTCGGGCTGCATGATGACTGCGACCTTTCCGATGAAATCGTATCGAGCGTGGACATCGACAATGTCCCGGTCGTCTACATCACCTGGCATGAGATGCGGCCGCCGCTGACGCAGATCAGTTACGACAATACCTATGCCGGATATCAGGCGGCCAAGCATTTGCTGAACGCGGGCTATCGAAGGCTGACTTTCCTCTCACCGTTTCAGGCGGCCTGGCTGGATGACCGCGAGACGGGCGTCCGGGAGGCCGTGCGCCAGGCCCGGCTGCCCGCCGAGTCTTTGGAGATCGTCCATCCTTCCGCCCGACCGGACGCCTATGAATGGCGCCGCGCCGACGCGTCCTCGCACGCCGCCATCGCGCCGCTTTTCCAGCGTTTCGCGGCGAGCGCCGACCGAGGGGCGCCCTGGGGCGTCATCGCGCCCAACGACCATACGGCGTACGCCGTCATGCAGGCCGCCGAGGAGGCCGGCCTGCGCGCCGGAGCGGACTTCGGATTGATCGGGTTCGACGACGACAGCCGGTCCTCCGCGCTCAGCCTCTCCTCGGTGCGTCCGCCGCTGGACCAGATGGCGGAAGAAGCCGTGCGATTGCTGCTGGGCGGCTGGCAAGGAAAACCCGTGAGCTCCCAGGTCCGTTTGCGGTCCAACGTCATCGCCCGCGCTTCCACCGCGCTGGCGGTGAATCCCGAGAGCGACTTTTCAGAATAG
- a CDS encoding LacI family DNA-binding transcriptional regulator: protein MVTIKDIAKEAGVSVMTVSYALNETGRIGTATRQHVKDVAQRMGYQPNAVARGLQRRRMDAIGVVFGVVPETLVFDGYYGRVLDGICRACGERKQKAVIFQEPSWDALYDNLSILADGYCDGLILITPLKDCPLIEPLLRKRIPFAIVGDSREDPRVIRLDIDNFGASVSIMRHLGELGHRRIAFLQGDLWYLSSEQRHQGYLQGLRELEARYNPALDIPCGYDPAGGYQIAQNLMALPVDERPTAIFCSNDSIAYGVLACCRDLGVRVPEDLSVIGIDDKLQSAGTTPPLTTLRQPYHDIGRRAVEKIVERVSHPDRHATPVGTLELLPAELILRDSVGPAPRLALR from the coding sequence ATGGTTACCATCAAAGATATCGCGAAAGAAGCCGGCGTTTCCGTGATGACGGTCTCATACGCCCTGAATGAGACGGGACGGATCGGAACGGCGACACGCCAGCACGTAAAGGACGTCGCCCAGCGCATGGGGTATCAGCCCAACGCCGTTGCGCGCGGCCTCCAGCGCCGCCGCATGGACGCCATCGGGGTCGTCTTCGGCGTCGTTCCCGAGACGCTTGTCTTTGACGGATACTATGGGCGCGTTCTGGACGGTATCTGCCGCGCCTGCGGCGAGCGCAAGCAGAAGGCGGTCATTTTCCAGGAGCCTAGCTGGGACGCCCTTTACGACAACCTTTCGATCCTCGCGGACGGCTACTGCGACGGTCTGATCCTCATCACGCCACTGAAGGATTGCCCGCTGATCGAGCCGCTCCTGCGCAAGCGCATTCCCTTCGCGATCGTCGGCGACAGCCGCGAAGATCCACGCGTCATCCGCCTCGACATCGACAACTTCGGCGCGAGCGTGTCGATCATGCGCCACTTGGGAGAGCTGGGGCACCGGCGAATCGCATTTTTGCAAGGCGATCTTTGGTATCTTTCATCCGAGCAGCGCCATCAAGGCTATCTGCAAGGGCTGCGCGAACTGGAGGCCCGGTACAATCCGGCGCTGGATATCCCGTGCGGCTACGACCCCGCCGGCGGCTATCAGATCGCGCAAAACCTGATGGCGCTGCCGGTCGACGAGCGTCCCACCGCGATCTTTTGCAGCAACGACAGCATCGCCTACGGCGTCCTGGCCTGCTGCCGCGACCTCGGCGTTCGCGTCCCGGAAGATCTGTCCGTCATCGGCATCGACGATAAATTGCAGTCGGCCGGAACCACGCCGCCGCTGACCACGCTGCGCCAGCCGTATCACGACATCGGACGGCGCGCGGTCGAGAAGATCGTCGAGCGCGTCTCCCACCCGGACCGCCACGCGACGCCGGTGGGAACGCTGGAGCTGCTGCCGGCGGAGCTGATCCTCCGCGATTCCGTCGGCCCCGCGCCTCGCCTCGCCCTTCGCTGA
- a CDS encoding alpha-amylase family glycosyl hydrolase — MKTLRNRLTFALFATFAMLTLTCASPKPASAQHPSWINSAVIYGVYPDIFSANGNFAGVTAQINRIRGMGCNVLWIMPVTPIGQPINGHPSIGSPYCVHDYYGINPSFGGSSDLHALINAAHSAGMKVILDEVLNHTSWDNALITQHPEYYVHSDGNAGNPNSIVQAGSWPDVAQLNYASSGLRGYMTSMLQWWITNYGVDGFRFDTADYPGGSNRNIPKSYWTSLRSSLESVKSDILMLGECESTDLALAPFECDYGWWLHDNMVNVAGGASAMNLQTTWQAQANQFPVGMMHMNIQDDWDYARDVNVLNGMAGAMDAAVMNFTISGIPLLYNGMEVANNAGGVNTHAKINWNFGTPFPQFYSQLIALRQSHPVLQQGGTVWRANSASGQVLTYSRTGGEELLIEINESGSAVGGTISGLPTGWTEVTPSGAPGGQSHTSPPNFSLQAHDFAIFKH, encoded by the coding sequence ATGAAGACATTACGAAATCGTTTGACGTTCGCTTTGTTTGCAACCTTTGCAATGTTGACTTTGACATGCGCCTCGCCGAAGCCGGCGAGCGCCCAGCATCCGTCGTGGATCAATTCGGCGGTGATCTATGGCGTTTATCCAGACATCTTCTCCGCGAATGGGAACTTCGCCGGCGTCACCGCGCAGATTAACCGAATTCGGGGCATGGGGTGCAATGTGCTCTGGATCATGCCGGTCACGCCGATCGGCCAGCCGATCAACGGGCATCCTTCGATCGGCAGTCCCTATTGCGTCCACGACTACTATGGGATCAACCCCAGCTTCGGCGGCTCGTCGGATCTGCACGCGCTGATCAACGCCGCGCACTCGGCCGGGATGAAAGTGATTCTGGATGAAGTGCTGAACCACACCTCCTGGGACAATGCGCTGATCACGCAGCATCCCGAATACTATGTGCATAGCGACGGCAACGCCGGAAATCCGAACTCCATCGTCCAGGCCGGCTCGTGGCCCGATGTCGCCCAGTTAAACTATGCAAGCTCCGGGCTTCGCGGTTATATGACGAGCATGCTCCAGTGGTGGATTACCAATTACGGCGTGGATGGGTTTCGCTTCGACACCGCTGATTATCCCGGCGGATCCAATCGCAATATCCCAAAGAGTTACTGGACTTCTTTGCGCTCATCGCTGGAAAGCGTCAAAAGCGACATCCTCATGCTCGGCGAATGCGAATCCACGGACCTGGCTCTGGCCCCGTTCGAGTGTGATTACGGCTGGTGGCTGCATGACAACATGGTGAATGTCGCGGGCGGCGCGAGCGCCATGAATTTGCAAACGACCTGGCAGGCCCAGGCCAATCAGTTTCCGGTCGGAATGATGCACATGAATATTCAGGACGACTGGGACTACGCCCGGGACGTCAATGTGCTGAACGGCATGGCTGGGGCGATGGACGCCGCCGTGATGAACTTTACAATCTCCGGTATTCCGCTTCTCTACAACGGCATGGAAGTCGCCAATAACGCCGGCGGCGTGAACACTCACGCCAAGATCAACTGGAACTTCGGAACCCCGTTTCCTCAGTTCTATTCCCAGTTGATCGCGCTTCGCCAGAGCCACCCGGTATTGCAGCAAGGCGGAACGGTCTGGCGCGCGAACTCCGCCTCCGGACAGGTGCTGACCTACTCGCGGACGGGCGGAGAGGAGCTTTTGATCGAGATCAATGAATCCGGCTCGGCCGTGGGCGGTACGATCAGCGGCCTGCCCACGGGCTGGACGGAAGTCACTCCCTCGGGAGCGCCCGGCGGCCAGTCCCACACGTCGCCTCCGAACTTCTCGCTTCAGGCCCATGACTTCGCCATCTTCAAGCATTGA